From the genome of Flavobacterium luteolum, one region includes:
- the meaB gene encoding methylmalonyl Co-A mutase-associated GTPase MeaB has translation MSNYNKQTGSISEKAGISPPEITNISAINQIKSKRRQQPTSQELINGILEGNRTSLSRAITLIESTNPDHFKKASEVIQGCLAHANKSVRIGITGVPGVGKSTFIEAFGKHLTQLGKKVAVLAVDPSSSLSHGSILGDKTRMEELVKDENAFIRPSASGETLGGVARKTRETIILCEAAGFDTIIIETVGVGQSETAVHSMVDFFLLLKISGAGDELQGIKRGIMEMADAIVINKADGDNIKKANQAKLEFNRALHLFPPKKSNWQPKVTTCSSLTKDGIPEVWNTISDYFEMTKESGFFQDKRNEQNHFWMMETINEQLKQNFYNQPEIISLLEESKKAVQNNEISSFAAASELLKLYFKKRF, from the coding sequence TTGTCAAATTATAATAAACAAACTGGTAGCATCTCTGAAAAAGCTGGAATTTCACCTCCCGAAATCACCAATATTTCGGCTATCAATCAAATTAAAAGCAAACGCAGACAACAACCTACTTCTCAAGAATTAATTAATGGCATTTTAGAAGGAAATAGAACTTCTTTAAGTCGTGCCATTACTTTAATTGAAAGCACTAATCCAGATCATTTTAAAAAAGCAAGCGAAGTCATTCAAGGCTGTTTAGCTCATGCTAATAAATCAGTTCGTATTGGAATTACAGGAGTTCCTGGAGTTGGAAAAAGCACTTTTATTGAAGCTTTTGGAAAACATTTGACACAATTAGGAAAAAAAGTAGCTGTTTTGGCAGTCGATCCAAGCAGTTCGCTTTCGCACGGAAGTATTTTGGGAGATAAAACCCGAATGGAAGAATTGGTAAAAGACGAAAATGCTTTTATTCGCCCTAGTGCTTCTGGTGAAACTCTGGGAGGTGTCGCGCGAAAAACCCGAGAAACCATTATTCTTTGTGAAGCCGCAGGTTTTGATACTATTATTATCGAAACAGTTGGAGTTGGCCAAAGCGAAACTGCCGTTCACAGTATGGTCGATTTCTTTTTGCTTTTGAAAATTTCTGGTGCAGGCGACGAACTTCAAGGTATTAAACGTGGTATTATGGAAATGGCAGATGCAATTGTCATTAATAAAGCTGACGGCGATAATATAAAAAAGGCAAATCAAGCGAAATTGGAGTTTAATCGCGCTTTGCATTTATTTCCTCCCAAAAAATCTAATTGGCAGCCCAAAGTCACTACTTGCAGTTCACTGACAAAAGACGGAATTCCTGAAGTTTGGAATACGATTTCTGATTATTTTGAAATGACGAAAGAATCAGGATTTTTCCAAGACAAAAGAAACGAACAAAACCATTTCTGGATGATGGAAACCATCAACGAACAATTGAAACAGAATTTCTATAATCAGCCTGAAATCATTTCGCTTTTAGAAGAAAGCAAAAAAGCAGTGCAAAACAATGAGATTTCATCGTTTGCAGCTGCTTCTGAGTTGTTAAAATTATATTTTAAAAAAAGGTTCTAA
- a CDS encoding LTA synthase family protein has translation MKNLRFLKPIFSFILIGLLITTLSRIFLFFLFKERVVQTPDFWYIFPIGLRMDLILLCYLSFLPAVLITFLPNKWIKFTNKFLVIYSFLFLFLILFVELASPDFVKQYDTRPNKIFLDYLIYPKEVVGMLLKSYLTSIIVTFLILGVVIYFAFKKGKQLFYTTSTEYKFKLMVFPLVAFLLFFGARSSLTSKRPINASNAVFSTDQLTNTLGLNSFYTVAFAAYSIKNEGNTKMYGKMDEAEAIARVKKYMIAGPNDFSDKDIPFLHVQQPDSVMKKPYNLVIFLQESLGAEYVGILGGKPLTPEFDKLSKEGLLFTNLYCTGTRSVRGIEAVVTGFLPSPSESVVKLGNSQQGFFTLADALKQKGYDTSFIYGGMANFDNMASFFNGNGFTDIVDQTDFDSDGNKYAFKGTWGYSDEDLVTKANQYFKSKGDKPFFSLMFSTSNHEPFEYPAGRIKPYDKKPNTVNNAMKYADFSIGKFFEMAKKEPYFKNTIFIVIADHNTRTYGKNLVPINKFHIPAFIMGPGVPKGAVYDRLASQIDIPPTLLSYLGLPFETPMVGRNLSKLDPKVQGRSIMQFNDINAFRVENQVVIMQPNLKPLQFEIKNDTTLIPVKLNEDLAKDALAHVITAGNLYKESKYKLRPKK, from the coding sequence ATGAAAAATTTACGTTTTTTAAAACCTATTTTCAGTTTTATATTAATCGGATTATTGATTACCACTTTAAGCCGAATCTTTTTGTTTTTTCTTTTTAAAGAAAGAGTAGTGCAGACGCCAGATTTCTGGTATATTTTTCCAATCGGATTACGAATGGATTTAATATTACTGTGTTATTTGTCATTTTTGCCAGCAGTTCTAATTACTTTTCTGCCAAATAAATGGATAAAATTCACCAACAAATTTCTGGTAATTTATAGTTTTCTATTTCTGTTTTTAATTCTTTTTGTAGAATTAGCTTCTCCAGATTTTGTAAAGCAATATGATACGCGCCCGAATAAGATTTTCTTAGATTATCTTATTTACCCGAAAGAAGTGGTTGGAATGCTTTTAAAAAGTTACCTGACTTCAATCATTGTGACTTTCCTAATTCTTGGAGTTGTAATTTATTTTGCTTTCAAAAAAGGAAAACAATTATTTTATACAACCAGTACAGAATATAAATTCAAATTAATGGTATTTCCATTAGTGGCTTTTTTATTGTTTTTCGGAGCACGTTCAAGTCTTACTTCAAAACGTCCTATTAATGCTAGTAATGCTGTTTTCTCAACGGATCAGCTTACAAATACTTTAGGATTAAATTCATTTTACACTGTTGCTTTTGCCGCGTATTCAATCAAAAATGAGGGAAATACTAAAATGTATGGTAAAATGGATGAAGCCGAAGCGATCGCTCGTGTAAAAAAATACATGATAGCAGGACCAAACGATTTTAGCGATAAAGACATTCCGTTTTTGCATGTACAGCAGCCAGATTCTGTTATGAAAAAGCCATATAACTTGGTGATATTTTTACAGGAAAGTTTAGGTGCAGAATATGTTGGAATTTTGGGAGGAAAACCATTAACTCCAGAATTTGATAAATTGTCTAAAGAAGGATTATTGTTCACCAATTTGTATTGCACAGGAACCAGAAGTGTTCGCGGAATTGAAGCAGTTGTAACTGGATTTTTGCCTTCGCCATCAGAAAGTGTAGTGAAGCTTGGAAATTCACAACAAGGATTTTTTACATTGGCAGACGCATTAAAACAAAAAGGTTACGATACCAGTTTCATTTATGGCGGAATGGCCAATTTTGATAATATGGCTTCGTTCTTTAACGGAAATGGTTTTACAGACATCGTAGACCAAACTGATTTTGATTCGGATGGAAATAAATATGCTTTCAAAGGAACTTGGGGTTATTCTGATGAAGATTTAGTTACGAAAGCAAATCAGTATTTCAAATCAAAAGGAGACAAACCATTTTTCTCTTTAATGTTCTCTACTTCAAATCACGAACCATTTGAATATCCAGCTGGAAGAATTAAACCTTATGATAAAAAGCCTAATACGGTAAATAATGCCATGAAATATGCCGATTTCTCTATTGGGAAATTCTTTGAAATGGCAAAGAAAGAACCGTACTTTAAAAATACGATTTTCATTGTAATTGCTGACCATAACACAAGAACTTATGGGAAAAATTTAGTGCCAATAAACAAATTCCACATTCCAGCATTTATTATGGGACCAGGAGTTCCAAAAGGAGCGGTTTATGATAGATTGGCAAGTCAGATTGATATTCCGCCAACATTGTTAAGTTACTTAGGACTTCCGTTTGAAACTCCAATGGTAGGTCGAAACCTAAGCAAATTGGATCCGAAAGTGCAAGGAAGATCTATTATGCAGTTTAATGACATCAATGCATTTAGAGTTGAAAATCAAGTTGTGATCATGCAGCCAAATTTGAAACCATTGCAGTTTGAAATCAAAAATGATACAACTTTAATTCCAGTTAAATTAAATGAAGATTTAGCAAAAGATGCTTTAGCGCACGTTATTACAGCAGGAAATTTATATAAAGAAAGTAAATATAAGCTTAGACCTAAAAAATAA
- a CDS encoding MATE family efflux transporter encodes MNLKQYTKEFSYNLRLAYPVILGMVGHTLIGIVDNIMVGKIGSTELAAVSLGNSMIFIAMSLGIGFSTAITPIVAEGDAEKNDTKIRSAFHHGLFLCTILGLILFTVIMFAKPIMELLKQPADVIVLAKPYLGWVAFSLIPLVMYQGYKQFADGMSLTKYSMYAMVMANVLHVGINYVLIYGIWIFPKMGIIGAALGTVISRIFLVMFMHIMLSRRDDLKRFFKGFSFNEIKKTTIEKIISIGFPSAMQMLFEVVLFTASIWLCGNIGKTSQAANQIALSLASMTFMFAMGLSVTSMVRVSNQRGLMDYKKLIVVARSIFLLAIILETIFAIFFIIFHDYLPYIFLNMENTGQILDNEEVIGIASKLLLIAAIFQISDGIQVVVLGALRGLQDVKVPMYITFVAYWVIGFPISYYLGEYTELKAQGVWIGLLAGLTAAAICLYIRFHYLTKRLIIDSDLNN; translated from the coding sequence GTGAATTTAAAGCAGTACACCAAAGAGTTTTCGTATAATTTAAGACTGGCTTATCCTGTTATTTTAGGAATGGTCGGACATACTTTAATTGGTATTGTCGATAACATAATGGTGGGAAAAATAGGAAGTACAGAACTAGCAGCAGTTTCGCTAGGTAACAGTATGATTTTTATTGCAATGTCTTTAGGAATTGGATTTTCTACAGCAATAACTCCAATCGTTGCCGAAGGTGATGCAGAGAAAAATGATACTAAAATTCGCTCTGCTTTTCATCATGGTTTATTTCTATGCACTATTTTAGGATTAATCCTTTTTACGGTAATTATGTTTGCCAAACCAATAATGGAATTGCTAAAACAGCCAGCAGATGTTATCGTACTTGCAAAACCTTATTTAGGATGGGTGGCTTTCTCGCTGATTCCTTTGGTAATGTACCAGGGCTATAAGCAGTTTGCTGACGGAATGTCATTAACCAAATATTCTATGTATGCTATGGTTATGGCGAATGTGCTTCACGTTGGAATTAATTATGTTTTGATTTATGGAATCTGGATTTTTCCAAAAATGGGAATTATTGGAGCCGCTTTGGGAACTGTAATTTCGAGAATATTTTTGGTCATGTTCATGCATATCATGCTTTCAAGAAGAGACGATTTAAAACGCTTTTTTAAAGGTTTCAGTTTTAATGAAATAAAAAAAACAACAATAGAAAAGATTATCAGCATAGGATTCCCTTCTGCAATGCAGATGCTTTTTGAAGTTGTGCTATTTACCGCTTCAATCTGGCTTTGCGGAAATATCGGAAAAACAAGTCAGGCAGCAAATCAAATAGCATTAAGTTTAGCGTCAATGACTTTTATGTTTGCCATGGGATTAAGCGTAACTTCGATGGTTCGTGTCAGCAATCAAAGAGGTTTAATGGATTATAAAAAGCTAATTGTTGTAGCGCGTTCTATTTTTCTGCTTGCTATAATCTTAGAAACAATTTTTGCAATTTTCTTTATTATTTTCCACGATTATCTGCCTTATATTTTCTTGAATATGGAAAACACAGGACAGATTTTAGATAACGAAGAAGTAATAGGAATTGCTTCAAAATTACTTTTAATTGCTGCAATTTTCCAGATTTCTGACGGAATTCAGGTTGTGGTTCTTGGGGCATTACGTGGATTGCAGGATGTAAAAGTACCAATGTATATTACTTTTGTAGCTTATTGGGTTATTGGTTTCCCTATTTCATACTATTTAGGAGAATACACCGAATTGAAAGCTCAAGGGGTTTGGATCGGACTTTTGGCAGGTTTAACAGCAGCGGCGATTTGTTTGTATATTCGTTTTCATTACCTAACAAAGAGATTGATTATCGATTCAGATCTAAATAACTAA
- a CDS encoding PPK2 family polyphosphate kinase, with amino-acid sequence MKSIDPKDFKVVDKIKLKEIPTVLNIKADDDEKEEKLDKVQAKLSDLQDVMYAHNKYSVLICLQGMDTSGKDSLIREVFKEFNPRGVVVHSFKTPTSTELEHDFLWRHYIALPEKGKFAIFNRTHYENVLVTRVHPEYVLAENLPDINSVDDITPEFWKNRIEQINNFEKHICQNGTIVMKFYLHLSKEEQRQRLLRRLEEEKHNWKFSPGDLKERGYWDEYMKYYEEAINKTSTPHAPWYIVPADDKEMSRYIVAKIIWEEMKKHTDIKEPELDEKTAVNIELYKKELGEK; translated from the coding sequence ATGAAATCAATAGACCCGAAAGATTTTAAAGTTGTAGATAAAATAAAGCTCAAAGAAATTCCGACTGTTTTGAATATCAAAGCCGATGACGATGAAAAAGAAGAAAAATTAGATAAGGTTCAAGCTAAATTGAGCGATTTGCAAGACGTAATGTATGCGCACAATAAATACAGCGTTTTGATTTGTCTTCAAGGAATGGATACTTCGGGAAAGGACAGTTTGATTCGAGAAGTTTTTAAAGAATTTAATCCGCGTGGGGTAGTAGTGCATAGTTTCAAAACTCCAACTTCTACAGAGCTGGAGCATGATTTTTTATGGCGCCATTATATCGCTTTGCCAGAAAAAGGAAAGTTTGCTATTTTTAATAGAACACATTACGAAAATGTTTTGGTCACAAGAGTACATCCTGAATATGTTCTGGCTGAAAATCTTCCAGACATTAATTCTGTCGATGATATTACACCTGAATTTTGGAAAAACAGAATCGAACAGATTAACAATTTTGAAAAACATATTTGCCAAAACGGAACAATAGTAATGAAATTCTATCTTCACTTGAGCAAAGAAGAACAGCGTCAGCGTTTGTTGCGCCGTTTGGAAGAAGAAAAACACAATTGGAAATTTTCGCCAGGTGATTTGAAAGAACGTGGCTATTGGGACGAGTATATGAAGTATTATGAAGAAGCCATCAATAAAACTTCTACACCTCATGCGCCATGGTATATTGTTCCTGCCGATGACAAAGAAATGTCTCGTTATATTGTAGCCAAAATTATCTGGGAAGAAATGAAAAAACATACGGATATTAAAGAACCAGAGCTGGATGAGAAAACAGCAGTAAATATTGAATTGTATAAGAAAGAATTAGGAGAGAAGTAA
- a CDS encoding DUF6929 family protein has protein sequence MEKFTLEILFQIIGIGSASGLFYNNDALYVIGDNSGFLYEYNMQNQQLNQHALIDNPTQNIPKNLKPDFESLTHHNDTLYVFGSGSTENRNKMIEFDMKSKTVLQKNNLVDLYAVMQNFGEIKPEDFNLEGAIFDGENWYLFNRGNGISNKNTIFTIHAKNLGEEFALISVNYKLPKLKGVRSSFTDAILVDDKIYFLSTAEDTKSTYDDGEILGSFIGRIDVKTMKIDFTQKITATNKFEGLTFYKKENNKIEFLLCEDNDTELLETKIYKLTLPIK, from the coding sequence ATGGAAAAATTCACATTAGAAATATTATTTCAAATCATCGGAATCGGTTCGGCATCAGGTTTATTTTATAACAATGACGCGCTTTATGTAATTGGCGATAACAGCGGATTCTTATACGAATACAATATGCAGAATCAGCAATTGAATCAGCATGCTTTGATCGACAATCCTACACAAAATATTCCGAAAAACTTAAAACCCGATTTTGAATCGCTTACACATCATAATGATACGCTTTATGTTTTTGGTTCTGGTTCTACCGAAAACCGAAACAAAATGATTGAGTTTGATATGAAATCAAAAACCGTTTTACAAAAGAACAATTTAGTCGATTTGTATGCTGTAATGCAGAATTTCGGAGAAATAAAACCAGAAGATTTTAATCTAGAAGGCGCTATTTTTGATGGTGAAAACTGGTATTTATTCAATCGAGGAAATGGCATTTCTAACAAAAACACGATTTTTACGATTCATGCCAAAAATCTCGGAGAAGAATTTGCCTTGATTTCTGTCAATTACAAACTCCCAAAATTAAAAGGCGTTCGTTCCAGTTTTACCGATGCCATTTTGGTCGATGACAAAATCTATTTCCTTTCAACTGCCGAAGATACCAAATCGACTTATGATGACGGAGAAATCTTAGGAAGTTTCATCGGAAGAATCGATGTTAAAACGATGAAAATAGATTTCACTCAAAAAATTACGGCAACCAATAAATTTGAAGGCCTGACTTTCTACAAAAAAGAAAACAATAAAATAGAGTTTTTACTTTGTGAAGATAATGACACAGAACTTTTAGAAACTAAGATTTATAAATTGACATTGCCGATTAAATAA
- a CDS encoding RNA polymerase sigma factor, translating into MHRDAQRQVYEYMAPKLYRLCKRYLKKEEEIEEALADSFFTIFTKLDQLKEAYAFEAWARRITVNHCLATIRKATNFNMYLDDVKLISQPSVDELNTLEEEDLLNLLNHIPDGCKTVFNLFVIEGFSHKEIAEMLKISEGTSKSQLNAAKTKLKELVNKLYYQKAK; encoded by the coding sequence ATGCATCGCGATGCCCAGCGTCAGGTGTACGAATACATGGCGCCAAAGTTGTACCGCCTTTGCAAAAGATATTTAAAAAAGGAGGAAGAGATAGAAGAAGCTTTGGCAGATTCTTTCTTTACTATTTTCACCAAACTTGATCAGTTAAAAGAAGCGTATGCTTTTGAAGCTTGGGCTAGAAGAATAACTGTAAATCATTGTCTGGCGACCATCAGAAAAGCAACCAACTTTAATATGTATCTCGACGACGTAAAGCTGATTTCTCAGCCTTCTGTTGACGAACTAAATACTTTAGAAGAAGAAGATTTACTTAATTTATTAAACCACATTCCAGACGGCTGCAAAACGGTATTTAACCTTTTTGTTATTGAAGGTTTCTCCCATAAAGAAATAGCCGAAATGCTAAAGATTTCTGAAGGCACATCAAAATCACAATTGAATGCCGCTAAGACCAAACTGAAAGAACTGGTTAATAAATTGTATTATCAAAAAGCAAAATAG
- a CDS encoding YfbK domain-containing protein: protein MKSLKLISSAIAMLICFVSMAQERTISGIVSDETKQPLPGVTIFNQTSKTNVYTNFDGQYSIQAKTGDMLVFTFIGYKNQSQKVQNSNIMNIKMFPEMSSLQEVVVVGYGSSDAEYSNRSYERAERKKAKMATASVAMQGKVSGIQVQNSMGYSAMPSPTVTIRGNESVSPKNEPLYIIDGVPAKANQMAKINPNDIDNVSVLKDQAATSIYGNKASNGVVVISTKNEIYKNLSEKELDKKLNIIPIPAEPTQEDYDTFVENAFESPKTAPLSTFSIDVDNASYTNIRRFLNNGQQVPKDAVRVEEMVNFFKYTYPQPKNEHPFSINTEVSDSPWNKNNKILKIGLQGKNIPTNDLPASNLVFLIDVSGSMSDMNKLPLLKQSLKILVNELRVKDKVAIVVYAGAAGMVLPPTSGDEKKTIIDALDKLQSGGSTAGGAGIELAYKTATENFIKGGNNRVILATDGDFNVGSSSNSDMEKLIEEKRKTGVFLTCLGYGMGNYKDSKMEILADKGNGNYAYIDNIQEANRFLGKEFKGSMFAIAKDVKIQIEFNPKQVQAYRLIGYENRKLRPEDFKNDAIDAGELGSNHTVTALYEIIPAGVKSDYLTVQADDLKYTKTETNSANYSNELATIKFRYKKPDGDKSIEMIQVIENKSVALDKASDDMKFSSAVAWFGLKLRDSKLIADKSSEEIVKLAKQGNSNDGEGYKAEFIRLVETSKQYN from the coding sequence ATGAAAAGTCTAAAACTTATTTCATCAGCCATTGCTATGCTTATATGTTTCGTAAGTATGGCACAAGAAAGAACTATTTCTGGAATCGTTTCAGATGAAACAAAACAACCGCTTCCAGGCGTAACTATTTTCAATCAGACCTCAAAAACTAATGTTTATACAAATTTTGATGGCCAATACAGTATTCAAGCCAAAACTGGCGACATGTTGGTTTTCACTTTTATTGGATACAAAAACCAAAGTCAAAAGGTTCAAAATTCAAATATTATGAATATAAAAATGTTTCCAGAAATGTCAAGTTTGCAAGAAGTTGTAGTTGTTGGTTACGGTTCAAGCGATGCTGAATATAGCAATCGTAGTTACGAGCGTGCTGAAAGAAAAAAAGCAAAAATGGCAACAGCTTCGGTAGCTATGCAAGGAAAAGTATCAGGAATTCAAGTTCAAAATTCTATGGGGTATTCTGCCATGCCAAGCCCAACTGTTACTATTCGCGGAAATGAATCTGTTTCTCCAAAAAATGAGCCTTTGTACATCATTGATGGAGTTCCTGCAAAAGCCAATCAAATGGCAAAAATAAATCCGAATGATATTGATAATGTTTCGGTTTTAAAAGATCAAGCAGCAACTTCAATTTATGGAAACAAAGCGTCAAATGGCGTTGTTGTAATTTCAACCAAAAATGAAATCTATAAAAATCTTTCAGAAAAGGAATTAGATAAAAAATTAAATATAATACCAATTCCAGCTGAACCAACTCAGGAAGATTATGACACTTTTGTAGAAAATGCTTTCGAAAGTCCAAAAACAGCGCCACTTTCTACCTTTTCTATAGATGTTGACAATGCTTCGTATACGAATATCAGACGTTTTTTAAACAACGGACAACAAGTTCCAAAAGATGCAGTTCGTGTAGAAGAAATGGTGAATTTCTTTAAATATACTTATCCACAGCCAAAAAATGAACATCCGTTTTCTATCAATACAGAAGTGAGCGATTCACCTTGGAATAAAAACAATAAAATCTTAAAAATTGGTTTACAAGGAAAAAATATTCCAACCAATGATTTACCTGCTTCAAACCTTGTTTTCTTGATTGATGTTTCGGGTTCAATGAGCGACATGAACAAATTGCCTTTATTGAAACAATCTTTAAAAATATTGGTGAATGAATTACGCGTAAAAGACAAAGTTGCCATTGTTGTTTATGCGGGCGCTGCAGGAATGGTTTTACCGCCAACTTCTGGAGATGAGAAAAAAACGATTATCGACGCTTTGGATAAATTACAATCTGGAGGAAGCACTGCCGGTGGCGCAGGAATTGAACTGGCTTATAAAACGGCAACTGAAAATTTCATTAAAGGTGGAAACAATCGTGTAATTCTAGCTACCGACGGAGATTTTAACGTTGGAAGTTCTTCTAATTCTGACATGGAAAAACTAATTGAAGAAAAAAGAAAAACAGGCGTTTTCTTAACTTGTTTAGGTTACGGAATGGGAAATTATAAAGACAGTAAAATGGAAATCTTAGCCGATAAAGGAAACGGAAACTATGCTTACATCGACAACATTCAGGAAGCAAATCGTTTTTTAGGAAAAGAGTTTAAGGGTTCGATGTTTGCTATTGCGAAAGATGTGAAGATTCAGATTGAATTCAATCCAAAACAAGTTCAGGCGTATCGTTTAATTGGTTATGAAAATAGAAAATTACGTCCTGAAGATTTTAAAAATGATGCAATTGATGCTGGTGAATTAGGAAGCAATCATACCGTAACAGCTTTATATGAAATTATTCCTGCGGGTGTAAAAAGCGATTATTTGACTGTTCAAGCAGATGATTTGAAATACACCAAAACCGAAACCAACTCTGCAAATTATAGTAATGAATTGGCAACGATAAAATTCCGTTACAAAAAACCTGACGGAGATAAAAGCATCGAAATGATTCAGGTAATAGAAAATAAATCGGTGGCTTTGGATAAAGCGAGCGACGATATGAAATTTAGTTCTGCCGTAGCTTGGTTTGGATTAAAATTGAGAGATTCAAAATTAATTGCCGACAAATCTTCTGAAGAAATTGTAAAACTGGCAAAGCAAGGAAACTCTAATGATGGCGAAGGTTATAAAGCTGAATTTATTCGTCTGGTGGAAACTTCTAAACAGTATAATTAA
- a CDS encoding phospholipid scramblase-related protein — protein sequence MNPILSQNLFLVKEHIGMFKAANNYDIYHPENNQIIMNCRENNLGFFTKVLRFTDYKRATPFNVEITTASGEKLITVRRGVAIFRSTVEVLDEKDRLVGTFKQKFFSIGGKFDILDKNEKPVATLQGKWTGWDFKFSHENKQLAQVSKKWAGLGKEFFTSADNYVLQIEDAIAADSPLRQLILGAVMCIDMVLKE from the coding sequence ATGAATCCTATTTTAAGCCAAAACCTATTTTTAGTAAAAGAACATATTGGAATGTTCAAAGCCGCAAACAATTACGATATATATCATCCAGAAAACAATCAAATCATCATGAACTGCCGAGAAAACAATCTTGGTTTTTTCACTAAAGTTCTTCGATTTACAGATTATAAAAGAGCAACTCCATTTAATGTTGAAATTACAACTGCATCTGGCGAAAAGTTAATTACGGTAAGAAGAGGTGTTGCCATCTTTAGATCGACTGTTGAAGTATTGGACGAAAAAGATCGTTTGGTTGGAACTTTCAAACAAAAATTCTTTTCGATTGGAGGAAAATTTGACATTTTGGACAAAAACGAAAAACCAGTCGCAACGCTTCAAGGAAAATGGACCGGTTGGGATTTTAAATTCTCTCATGAAAACAAACAATTGGCTCAAGTAAGTAAAAAATGGGCAGGATTAGGAAAAGAGTTTTTTACAAGTGCCGATAATTATGTTCTTCAGATTGAAGATGCAATTGCTGCTGATAGTCCGTTGAGACAGTTAATTTTAGGAGCAGTAATGTGTATTGATATGGTACTGAAAGAATAG
- a CDS encoding 3-ketoacyl-ACP reductase, with protein MTDLKNKNAFITGAGKGIGKAVAIALAKEGVNLILVSRTQNDIDELAAETAKLGVKTLALSADVSDINSINAAAEKAIAEFKSIDILINSAGIASFGKFLELEPEAWERIIQVNLMGTYYTTRAIIPNMIERQTGDIINISSTAGLNGNALTSAYSASKFAVLGLTDSLMQEMRKHNIRVTALTPSTVATDMAKDLNLTDGNPEKVMQSEDMADLIIAQLKLNRRVFIKNSSIWSTNP; from the coding sequence ATGACCGACTTAAAAAATAAAAACGCCTTTATTACAGGCGCAGGAAAAGGAATAGGAAAAGCTGTGGCAATTGCTTTGGCAAAGGAAGGTGTAAACCTGATTTTGGTTTCAAGAACTCAAAACGATATTGATGAGCTGGCTGCAGAAACTGCTAAACTTGGCGTAAAAACTTTGGCTTTGTCTGCAGATGTTTCTGATATTAATTCTATAAATGCTGCTGCTGAAAAAGCAATCGCAGAATTTAAAAGTATCGACATTTTGATTAATAGCGCTGGAATTGCTTCTTTTGGAAAATTCTTAGAATTGGAACCAGAAGCTTGGGAAAGAATTATTCAGGTAAATTTAATGGGAACATATTACACAACTCGTGCGATAATTCCAAACATGATCGAAAGACAAACTGGCGATATCATTAATATTTCATCTACTGCTGGATTAAACGGAAACGCTCTAACAAGCGCTTACAGTGCTTCAAAATTTGCTGTTTTAGGTTTAACAGATTCTTTGATGCAGGAAATGAGAAAACACAATATTCGTGTTACGGCTTTAACGCCAAGTACAGTTGCCACCGACATGGCAAAAGATCTAAATTTAACTGACGGAAACCCAGAAAAAGTAATGCAGTCTGAAGATATGGCAGATTTAATTATTGCTCAGCTAAAATTAAATAGAAGAGTATTTATTAAAAACAGCAGCATTTGGTCTACTAATCCTTAA